From a single Shewanella donghaensis genomic region:
- the thiH gene encoding 2-iminoacetate synthase ThiH, producing MSFVEQFKRLDLDDLSMRIYSCTSIDVERALQRPQGNIESLIALLSPAAKPYLEIMAQASYKLTRQRFGANLGLFLPLYLSNLCANECDYCGFSMSNKLKRKTLSEPELLAEINIIKQRGFDSILLVSGEHETKVGIEYFKKVIPIVKQHFSYVALEVQPLEEQEYNTLVGLGLDAVMVYQETYRPHTYAKHHTRGKKKDFNYRLSTPDRVAAAGVDKIGLGVLLGLDDWRVDALLMGHHLAYLEKRYWRTRYSISLPRLRPCTGGVTPKVELTDDGLVQMICAFRLYNPQLEISLSTRETPGFRNNLLPLGVTNISAGSSTQPGGYQNPNTELDQFEISDERSADEMVIQMQKSGLNPVWKDWESNWF from the coding sequence ATGAGTTTTGTCGAACAATTTAAGCGGTTAGATCTTGATGACCTATCAATGCGAATCTATAGCTGCACATCTATCGATGTTGAACGGGCCTTGCAAAGGCCACAAGGTAATATTGAGAGTTTAATAGCATTACTTTCACCTGCTGCTAAACCCTATTTAGAAATAATGGCTCAAGCGTCATATAAGCTAACTAGGCAGCGATTTGGTGCAAATCTTGGTTTATTTTTGCCGTTATATTTATCAAATCTATGCGCAAATGAATGTGATTATTGTGGCTTTTCGATGAGTAATAAACTTAAACGAAAAACCTTATCAGAGCCTGAATTACTCGCTGAAATTAATATCATCAAGCAGCGTGGATTTGATTCGATATTACTGGTGTCTGGTGAACATGAAACCAAGGTTGGTATTGAATATTTTAAGAAAGTCATTCCAATAGTGAAGCAACATTTTAGTTATGTCGCTTTAGAGGTTCAGCCTTTAGAGGAACAAGAGTACAACACGCTGGTTGGGTTAGGCTTAGACGCTGTCATGGTTTATCAAGAAACATATCGGCCGCACACTTATGCTAAACATCATACTCGCGGTAAGAAGAAAGATTTCAACTATCGATTATCAACCCCAGACAGAGTAGCTGCTGCGGGAGTTGATAAAATTGGTTTAGGTGTCTTGCTTGGCCTTGATGATTGGCGTGTCGATGCATTATTAATGGGACACCACTTAGCCTATTTAGAAAAGCGTTATTGGCGTACTCGATACAGTATCTCCTTGCCGAGATTAAGACCATGCACAGGTGGTGTTACACCAAAAGTTGAGTTAACAGATGATGGACTCGTTCAAATGATATGTGCATTTCGCCTATATAACCCTCAACTTGAAATTAGTTTATCAACAAGAGAAACGCCGGGTTTTCGTAATAATTTACTGCCTTTGGGCGTCACCAATATCAGTGCGGGTAGTTCAACGCAACCAGGAGGATATCAAAATCCGAATACTGAGTTAGACCAGTTTGAAATATCAGATGAACGTAGTGCTGATGAAATGGTTATACAAATGCAAAAGAGTGGTCTTAATCCTGTCTGGAAGGACTGGGAATCAAACTGGTTTTAA
- a CDS encoding chemotaxis protein: MQIPSAYTSGIQGLQGAQNDLAQATTSVAAPEKSSPTSVQVPQDTVTISAQGQSTQTQSTETQSTQALSSQPVTQTDTTSALIQADQALNQGQASAEVINVASENVGTIIDLSV, from the coding sequence ATGCAAATACCATCCGCCTATACCTCTGGTATACAAGGACTTCAGGGGGCTCAAAATGATTTAGCTCAGGCTACGACATCAGTTGCTGCACCTGAGAAATCTTCACCAACCTCAGTTCAGGTTCCTCAGGATACAGTGACAATAAGCGCTCAAGGCCAAAGCACTCAAACTCAAAGCACTGAAACTCAAAGTACTCAGGCATTAAGTTCACAGCCTGTTACACAAACTGATACCACATCTGCACTTATTCAAGCAGATCAGGCGCTAAACCAAGGACAAGCTTCAGCTGAAGTGATTAATGTCGCTTCTGAAAATGTTGGTACAATCATCGATTTATCGGTATAG
- a CDS encoding putative metalloprotease CJM1_0395 family protein, whose product MGSVPTSSKVISTTVLSSTVISSSVSNKATNTALSSLLTATNSATSSASNNSSQSSQVNQTSSPQFNLRTGAISVAGLSVNNVPGNQSEVQTPSSQSQAEIFQPKNNQSTNTASDSKIIEPDKSETSVIFANESQSDDKAPSDIAQSEKVQAEQAQQEQKDQQEQAQQENINQQQAVELQVINDLKSRDIEVKTHEQAHATVGGSFAQSPTYTYEKGPDGKRYAVEGEVSIDVAPIEGDPQATYTKMQKVYAAAMAPVQPSSADIRVATEATQLMNEAKQELVGERQEQVISTEDVQHINDLGQIFNLAIDDLHVNADIIENKPNMSILSDFPSINIAV is encoded by the coding sequence GTGGGATCGGTACCAACATCTAGTAAAGTAATTTCTACAACTGTACTTTCTAGCACTGTAATCTCTAGCTCTGTATCTAATAAAGCAACTAACACTGCTTTATCGTCATTATTAACTGCCACAAATTCAGCTACGTCATCTGCTTCCAATAATTCTTCTCAATCATCGCAAGTCAATCAGACCTCTTCACCACAATTTAATTTAAGAACTGGCGCTATTTCTGTTGCAGGTCTAAGTGTGAATAATGTGCCTGGCAATCAAAGTGAGGTTCAAACTCCTTCATCGCAGTCACAGGCCGAAATATTTCAACCAAAAAACAATCAGTCCACTAATACTGCAAGCGATTCAAAGATCATAGAACCTGATAAAAGCGAAACCAGTGTCATTTTCGCCAATGAGTCTCAAAGTGACGATAAAGCACCATCAGACATAGCTCAATCAGAAAAAGTACAGGCAGAACAAGCGCAGCAAGAGCAAAAGGATCAGCAAGAACAAGCACAACAGGAAAATATTAATCAACAACAAGCGGTAGAGTTACAAGTTATTAATGATTTAAAATCCCGAGACATAGAAGTGAAAACTCATGAGCAAGCTCATGCTACAGTGGGGGGGAGTTTTGCTCAGTCTCCAACTTACACCTACGAAAAAGGCCCAGATGGTAAACGTTATGCAGTAGAAGGCGAGGTCAGTATTGATGTTGCCCCAATTGAAGGGGACCCACAGGCAACTTACACTAAAATGCAAAAAGTATACGCCGCCGCCATGGCACCTGTTCAACCTTCAAGTGCTGATATTAGAGTGGCAACTGAAGCCACTCAGTTAATGAATGAAGCTAAACAAGAATTAGTCGGTGAACGACAAGAGCAGGTGATTAGCACTGAAGATGTTCAACACATTAATGACTTAGGACAGATTTTTAATTTAGCCATTGATGATTTACATGTAAATGCTGATATCATTGAAAATAAGCCTAATATGAGTATTCTGTCAGATTTTCCATCTATTAATATTGCCGTATAA
- a CDS encoding LysR family transcriptional regulator has product MNRAKSTLEQWRIIQSVVDFGGYAQAAEKLNKSQSSLNHAVAKLQNQLGIQLLEVRGRKAYLTEQGEVLLRRSRHLTQSVDELEQLASNLGQGWEPNLTIAREIIYPMHFLVDALKAFLPDSRGTRVTVIDSVISGTNELIDGNKVDLAICGVPPKGHIAEPLCESELYLVCPPNHPLTHCGIVADERELAQHLQVVIKETSINKAADTGWLKSEQRWTVSNFHEAKNVLLSGIGFCWAPAYLVEDDIKNGSLVRLILKGSKSRKIQLSLIIPNRDSQGPASKLLESMILTQHEISHYHGV; this is encoded by the coding sequence ATGAATAGAGCAAAGTCTACACTTGAACAATGGCGAATTATTCAGTCTGTGGTCGATTTTGGCGGTTACGCTCAAGCTGCAGAGAAACTTAACAAAAGCCAATCTTCGCTAAATCATGCAGTGGCTAAACTACAAAACCAATTAGGAATACAACTACTTGAAGTCAGAGGTCGAAAAGCCTACTTAACTGAGCAAGGAGAAGTATTACTAAGGCGCTCTCGTCATTTAACTCAATCAGTTGATGAGTTAGAGCAACTTGCCAGTAATTTAGGACAAGGTTGGGAGCCCAATTTAACCATAGCCCGTGAAATCATTTATCCAATGCATTTTCTGGTTGATGCGCTAAAAGCATTTTTACCTGATAGTCGAGGAACAAGAGTCACTGTGATTGATTCGGTGATATCGGGTACCAATGAGTTAATTGACGGTAATAAAGTCGATCTGGCCATATGTGGTGTCCCCCCGAAAGGTCATATTGCAGAGCCATTATGCGAATCAGAATTATACCTTGTCTGTCCTCCTAATCATCCATTGACACATTGCGGTATTGTCGCTGACGAACGTGAACTAGCTCAACATCTACAAGTTGTCATTAAAGAAACTTCTATCAATAAAGCCGCTGATACTGGCTGGTTAAAGTCAGAACAACGCTGGACTGTTTCTAATTTTCACGAAGCGAAAAACGTTTTGCTCTCGGGAATTGGATTTTGCTGGGCACCAGCATATTTAGTAGAAGATGATATTAAGAATGGCAGCTTAGTTAGGCTTATTTTGAAAGGCAGCAAGAGCCGTAAAATTCAATTAAGCTTAATCATTCCAAACCGAGACTCACAAGGACCTGCAAGTAAACTGCTTGAGTCTATGATACTAACGCAACATGAAATTAGTCATTACCACGGGGTTTAA
- a CDS encoding DUF3541 domain-containing protein → MLAIRKFKSLTCLASFTLLFASASTLAETKEDKGHQLSHQQVRSAIQVNLEQNLYSLPPRIQGHYGIRMYRMTGDDKYANAALVDLITITERQNYFACNMDKENFIEDQSAKAISVLGKGPRAKARKKALKPFPEFIFYSDILLRYASRTDEFGFMGPCHEQMVQGLKAYDLAPALTDPTMITSWAAQLVNYAYWAEQLNAGEYVAQYKQAFIETYPNDKDSELDKKQFQNKLYGMTHFIFADSGYYQESVDAKEFKWILDYFDNNIERILEQATDDIISEVGISFLLAGLPNHSVVKKTQNHIAASFETEYQLIPSPRGNPDMAMGEHRNVLAMMLLDWPDTLHKGPYLAELKTTKKNLPIQVTPKAKTKSKTKDKTKDKTKNKLKTK, encoded by the coding sequence ATGTTGGCAATTCGCAAATTTAAATCGTTAACTTGCTTAGCAAGCTTCACCTTACTTTTTGCCTCAGCAAGTACTTTAGCTGAAACAAAAGAAGACAAAGGTCATCAATTAAGCCACCAGCAAGTAAGAAGTGCGATTCAAGTAAACCTTGAACAAAATTTGTATTCGTTACCGCCACGCATTCAAGGTCATTATGGTATTCGAATGTATCGTATGACCGGAGATGATAAATACGCTAATGCTGCTTTGGTGGATTTAATTACCATTACAGAGCGTCAAAACTACTTCGCATGTAACATGGATAAAGAAAACTTCATTGAAGACCAATCAGCTAAAGCGATTAGTGTATTAGGTAAAGGTCCTCGTGCTAAAGCGCGTAAAAAAGCATTAAAGCCCTTCCCTGAATTTATTTTTTATAGCGATATTTTATTGCGTTACGCCAGTCGTACTGATGAATTTGGCTTCATGGGACCATGTCATGAACAAATGGTTCAGGGACTCAAAGCTTATGACTTAGCGCCAGCCCTTACTGATCCAACCATGATAACGTCATGGGCGGCGCAACTTGTTAATTATGCTTACTGGGCTGAACAATTAAATGCGGGTGAGTACGTTGCGCAGTACAAGCAAGCATTTATTGAAACCTATCCAAATGACAAAGACAGTGAATTAGATAAAAAACAATTTCAAAATAAGCTCTACGGTATGACTCACTTTATCTTTGCTGACAGCGGTTATTATCAAGAATCTGTTGATGCAAAAGAGTTTAAATGGATTTTAGATTACTTCGATAACAATATTGAACGTATTCTAGAACAAGCAACTGATGATATTATTTCAGAAGTGGGCATCAGCTTCTTATTAGCTGGGCTACCCAATCACAGTGTCGTAAAGAAAACACAAAATCATATTGCTGCTTCATTTGAAACTGAGTACCAATTGATACCTTCGCCTCGTGGTAACCCTGATATGGCTATGGGTGAACATCGTAATGTTCTCGCTATGATGCTTTTAGATTGGCCTGACACATTGCACAAAGGTCCATACTTAGCTGAATTAAAAACCACTAAGAAAAACTTACCAATTCAAGTTACACCGAAAGCTAAAACAAAAAGTAAAACGAAAGATAAAACGAAAGATAAAACAAAAAATAAATTGAAAACTAAATAG
- a CDS encoding alpha-L-glutamate ligase-like protein, with product MEFAWPWQLRRNGVLNMNKRNIDYIGKYNPRKYYKRVDDKLITKQLALANGIAVPDLIGVVEEQHKINDIPQMVIDRTGFVIKPAKGSGGKGILVITKVDAGRYYKPNGDEVTPTEVYRHVSNILSGLFSLGGAPDVAIVEGLIEFDPVFDGFSYEGVPDIRLIIFKGYPVMGMLRCSTAASDGKANLHQGAVGVGLDIATGKSLFAVQFDKPVLKHPDTQFELSQIQVPEWDTLLHTASCAYEMCELGYLGTDMVLDKQRGPLLLELNARPGLAIQTANGRGILQRLQHVESLKGPTLSVEERVAYAKKHFCSNPNF from the coding sequence ATGGAGTTTGCTTGGCCTTGGCAATTGCGTCGTAATGGCGTACTGAACATGAATAAACGTAACATCGATTACATTGGTAAATATAATCCACGTAAATATTATAAACGCGTGGATGATAAGTTAATTACGAAGCAATTAGCGCTCGCCAATGGAATCGCTGTTCCTGATCTGATTGGGGTTGTTGAAGAACAACATAAGATCAATGATATTCCGCAAATGGTGATAGACAGAACCGGTTTCGTTATCAAGCCTGCAAAAGGTTCTGGTGGCAAAGGGATTCTAGTTATAACCAAAGTGGATGCAGGTCGATACTACAAGCCCAATGGTGACGAAGTAACACCGACGGAAGTTTATCGTCATGTATCTAACATCTTAAGTGGCTTATTCTCTCTTGGTGGTGCACCTGATGTCGCCATTGTAGAAGGACTGATTGAATTTGATCCTGTATTTGACGGTTTCAGTTATGAAGGCGTGCCAGATATTCGATTAATCATCTTCAAAGGATATCCTGTTATGGGGATGCTACGTTGTTCGACAGCTGCATCTGACGGCAAAGCTAACTTGCACCAAGGCGCTGTCGGTGTTGGCTTAGATATCGCAACAGGTAAAAGCTTATTTGCAGTGCAATTTGATAAGCCTGTCCTAAAGCATCCAGATACTCAATTTGAACTGTCACAAATCCAAGTCCCTGAATGGGATACCCTGCTTCATACCGCATCATGTGCTTATGAAATGTGTGAACTTGGATATCTAGGTACTGACATGGTGCTTGATAAACAACGTGGCCCATTACTATTAGAGTTGAATGCACGTCCGGGGCTTGCCATTCAAACCGCTAATGGCAGGGGAATATTACAACGCTTACAACATGTTGAATCCTTAAAAGGACCGACATTATCAGTGGAAGAACGTGTGGCTTATGCAAAAAAACATTTTTGTAGTAATCCTAACTTTTAA
- a CDS encoding inactive transglutaminase family protein produces the protein MHSRKPFFIFVALLFIFGTAASIYRSVEHNVPFLPGKQVQSWSVEAKVMFNGTNKAAEASLSLPQDDAFDVLSENASSPGYGLNISDGDDRRAVWSIREASGRQSLYYRVTLVPTGQLDVTQDEEPEVPEAFTWQVTEKGAADQIMNDVWQRSANNLSYAQQLMSVINDSNQSQNLALLLSVNNRTQLFLQMLQSKGVPAKKVSGLMLEDQRRRQQLSPYVQVFHDGEWVLFDVEGNKEGRPDNLVLWQQNNQSVLDVIGGSNSQVNFSMLQETRSALATSIDMMNNSDAMDFSLYQLPLEEQSTFKGILLIPIGVLVVVFLRVIIGIKTSGTFMPVLIALAFIQTTLLTGLIGFLLIVAFGLMIRSYLSQLNLLLISRISAVIIVVIFIIGLFTLISYKVGLSEGLTITFFPMIILAWTIERMSILWEEEGPKAVVMAGGGSLFVATLAYLAMSNSWIQYWVFNFLGIHLVILALVLVMGQYTGYRLTELKRFKPLAGDK, from the coding sequence ATGCATTCTCGTAAGCCATTTTTTATCTTTGTTGCCTTGTTATTTATATTTGGCACCGCAGCAAGTATTTATCGCAGTGTTGAACACAACGTTCCTTTCCTTCCTGGTAAGCAAGTCCAAAGCTGGTCAGTTGAAGCAAAAGTAATGTTTAACGGCACTAATAAAGCTGCTGAAGCCTCTTTATCATTACCACAAGATGATGCATTTGATGTTCTATCAGAAAATGCTTCATCACCTGGTTACGGACTCAATATTTCTGACGGTGATGATCGCCGCGCTGTATGGTCTATCCGTGAAGCTTCAGGTCGTCAATCACTTTATTATCGCGTTACACTTGTCCCAACAGGGCAACTTGATGTGACCCAAGATGAAGAACCTGAAGTCCCTGAAGCATTTACATGGCAAGTTACTGAAAAAGGCGCAGCTGACCAAATCATGAATGATGTTTGGCAACGCAGTGCCAATAACCTTTCTTATGCTCAACAATTAATGTCTGTTATCAATGACAGTAATCAATCTCAAAATCTTGCACTATTATTATCAGTCAATAATCGAACCCAACTTTTTTTACAGATGTTGCAATCTAAAGGTGTGCCAGCCAAAAAAGTCAGTGGTCTGATGCTCGAAGATCAACGTCGTCGTCAACAGTTAAGTCCTTATGTACAAGTGTTCCATGATGGAGAGTGGGTTTTATTTGATGTTGAAGGCAATAAAGAAGGCCGTCCTGACAACCTGGTTTTATGGCAGCAAAATAACCAGTCAGTATTGGATGTGATTGGAGGTAGTAATTCACAAGTTAACTTCAGCATGCTTCAAGAGACACGTTCAGCGCTTGCAACATCTATTGATATGATGAACAATTCTGATGCTATGGATTTCTCTTTGTATCAGTTACCTCTTGAAGAGCAAAGTACTTTTAAAGGTATCTTGTTAATCCCCATCGGTGTGTTGGTTGTGGTTTTCTTGCGTGTCATCATAGGCATTAAAACCTCTGGCACATTTATGCCAGTACTGATCGCATTAGCATTTATTCAAACAACTTTATTAACCGGACTGATTGGTTTCTTGTTGATTGTGGCCTTTGGTCTAATGATCCGCTCATACTTATCCCAACTCAACCTCTTACTCATATCCAGAATATCCGCGGTGATTATTGTAGTGATATTTATCATCGGCTTATTCACACTCATATCTTATAAAGTCGGATTAAGTGAAGGATTAACGATTACTTTCTTCCCAATGATTATTCTTGCGTGGACCATTGAGCGTATGTCGATTTTATGGGAAGAAGAAGGCCCTAAAGCCGTGGTTATGGCCGGTGGTGGCAGCCTATTTGTGGCAACTCTAGCCTACCTTGCTATGAGTAACAGCTGGATCCAATACTGGGTGTTTAACTTCTTAGGCATTCACTTAGTTATTTTAGCGTTAGTATTAGTCATGGGTCAGTACACTGGTTACCGACTTACTGAGCTTAAACGCTTCAAGCCTTTGGCTGGAGATAAGTAA
- a CDS encoding ATP-dependent zinc protease family protein: MFKQVFILSITAALLSGCASTEKVTPVGSEEFTTNLASSQAAIIDAINVQCVNSTSDITTLTAEVNTLKQQITDALAKQSQKMTEDAAALAQLSEPPQCADSSITDKIVLGAVESVAVDELKASFATRIDTGAESSSLDARNIVLFERNGVQWVRFDVMTNGEGQPGNTYEHKVERFVRIKQDADMPDDRRPVIHAHLTIGQYAAETDLNLTDRSHLDYPLLLGRKFMKDIAVVDVGQNYIHGKNQKQVTTKVK, translated from the coding sequence ATGTTTAAGCAAGTCTTTATTTTATCAATTACAGCCGCACTTTTAAGCGGTTGTGCCTCTACAGAAAAAGTGACCCCCGTTGGTAGTGAAGAATTTACCACCAATCTAGCGAGCTCTCAGGCTGCTATTATTGATGCCATCAATGTGCAATGTGTCAATTCAACCAGTGATATCACAACCCTAACTGCAGAAGTAAACACGCTAAAACAACAAATTACCGATGCGTTAGCAAAACAATCACAAAAAATGACTGAAGATGCCGCAGCGCTTGCACAGTTAAGTGAACCACCTCAATGTGCCGATTCATCCATCACAGACAAAATTGTCCTGGGTGCCGTTGAAAGTGTCGCTGTTGATGAATTAAAAGCTTCATTTGCTACCCGTATTGATACTGGGGCTGAATCGTCATCTTTAGATGCACGTAATATTGTATTGTTTGAACGTAATGGCGTTCAATGGGTCCGATTTGACGTGATGACAAATGGCGAAGGCCAACCAGGCAATACCTATGAACATAAAGTCGAACGTTTCGTTCGTATTAAGCAAGATGCTGATATGCCTGATGATCGACGTCCCGTTATTCATGCGCATTTAACTATTGGTCAATATGCGGCTGAAACAGATTTGAACTTAACTGATCGTAGTCACTTAGATTACCCATTACTTCTTGGCCGTAAATTTATGAAAGACATCGCTGTTGTTGATGTTGGACAAAACTATATTCACGGTAAAAACCAAAAACAAGTTACTACCAAAGTTAAATAG
- the cmoB gene encoding tRNA 5-methoxyuridine(34)/uridine 5-oxyacetic acid(34) synthase CmoB, producing the protein MISFSSFYQQIADSSLQHWLEELPAILGKWQREHKHGNLPKWEKVLNKLHYPTPTSIELFNGVQIGDGSQLTSGQAEKLENLLGLFQPWRKGPFQIHGIDIDTEWRSDWKWDRVKDHISPLQNRTVLDVGCGSGYHMWRMLGAGANRVVGIDPSPLFLCQFEAVKRLAGNEHPIHLLPLGIEELPPLDAFDTVFSMGVLYHRRSPIDHLMQLRDQLRMGGELVLETLVIDGDENAVLVPEDRYGKMNNVWFLPSVKALMLWLKKCDFTDIRCVDIDITSMAEQRSTKWMKNESLVDYLDPNDVSLTVEGYPAPKRATIIAIKNQPNHDLI; encoded by the coding sequence GTGATTAGTTTCAGTTCCTTTTATCAACAAATTGCCGATTCATCTTTACAGCATTGGTTAGAAGAATTGCCAGCTATATTAGGCAAGTGGCAACGTGAACATAAACACGGCAACTTACCTAAGTGGGAAAAAGTCCTCAATAAACTGCATTATCCTACGCCTACAAGCATTGAACTGTTTAATGGCGTACAGATTGGTGATGGTAGTCAGCTAACTTCAGGACAGGCAGAAAAGCTTGAAAACCTATTAGGTCTATTTCAGCCTTGGCGCAAAGGTCCATTTCAAATTCACGGCATCGACATAGACACTGAGTGGCGTAGTGATTGGAAATGGGATCGGGTAAAAGACCATATTTCTCCGTTACAAAACAGAACCGTGCTTGATGTAGGTTGTGGCAGCGGTTATCACATGTGGCGAATGCTAGGTGCTGGTGCTAATAGAGTGGTAGGTATTGACCCTTCTCCTTTATTTCTATGTCAATTTGAAGCCGTTAAGCGATTAGCCGGTAACGAACACCCTATACATTTGTTACCATTAGGTATTGAAGAGCTTCCCCCATTAGATGCGTTTGATACGGTTTTTTCTATGGGCGTGCTATATCACCGTCGCTCTCCGATTGACCATTTAATGCAGTTACGTGATCAACTGCGGATGGGCGGTGAACTTGTGTTAGAAACATTAGTGATAGATGGCGATGAAAATGCCGTTTTAGTGCCTGAAGATAGGTACGGAAAAATGAATAATGTATGGTTTTTACCATCGGTTAAAGCCTTAATGCTCTGGTTGAAAAAATGTGATTTTACCGATATACGCTGCGTTGATATTGATATCACCTCAATGGCTGAACAACGCTCAACAAAATGGATGAAAAACGAATCATTAGTCGATTATCTCGATCCAAATGATGTTAGTTTAACCGTAGAAGGTTATCCTGCACCTAAACGTGCCACTATTATTGCTATCAAGAATCAACCAAATCACGATTTAATTTAA
- the cmoA gene encoding carboxy-S-adenosyl-L-methionine synthase CmoA → MNSQEDTIYAAATDKISDFQFDNRVAGVFNDMIKRSVPGYNQIINTIGDFADRYVTPKSNIYDLGSSLGSATLSIRRQIEKRQCRIIAVDNSESMVARCQENLSAYVSDTEVELICGDIRDVEIKNASMVVLNFTLQFLPVQDRDKLISKIFRGLLPGGVLVISEKLRFDDDVIQTLLDEQHLDFKRANGYSELEISQKRSALENVMRPDSLTMHQQRFTDNGFSHSTVWFQCFNFASMVAIK, encoded by the coding sequence ATGAACTCACAAGAAGATACAATTTACGCAGCTGCAACGGATAAAATATCAGATTTTCAATTTGATAATCGAGTTGCTGGTGTTTTTAACGATATGATTAAACGCTCGGTTCCGGGATATAATCAAATCATTAATACTATTGGTGATTTTGCAGACCGCTATGTTACCCCTAAATCAAATATATATGATTTAGGCAGTTCTTTAGGTTCTGCAACGCTGAGTATCAGAAGGCAAATAGAAAAACGTCAATGCCGCATCATCGCGGTAGACAATAGTGAATCTATGGTAGCTCGCTGCCAAGAAAATCTATCAGCTTATGTCAGTGATACCGAAGTTGAACTAATATGTGGTGATATTAGAGATGTTGAAATAAAGAACGCCTCTATGGTGGTATTAAATTTCACATTGCAATTTTTACCGGTTCAAGACCGAGATAAGCTCATTAGCAAAATTTTCCGAGGGTTATTACCTGGTGGTGTCCTCGTCATTTCTGAAAAGTTACGTTTTGATGACGATGTTATTCAAACTTTACTTGATGAACAACACCTCGATTTCAAAAGAGCTAATGGATACAGTGAATTAGAGATTAGCCAAAAAAGAAGCGCGCTTGAAAACGTCATGCGCCCTGACAGTTTAACTATGCACCAACAACGCTTCACTGATAATGGTTTTAGCCATTCAACAGTGTGGTTTCAATGTTTTAATTTCGCATCTATGGTGGCTATCAAGTGA